In the Gemmatimonas sp. genome, CGCCCTGAACGCGTACGCAATGTCATGTACCGGCGGCGGGAGGATTGCCCTCCCGCCGCTTGGTGCGTTTGGCCAGATTGCAGGTATCAATTCGTCGGCGCACGACTGCCATCCGGCGTCGCGTCGGCCGCCCGCACCAGAGGCCGTCTTTCATGCCGTTCTACCACCAGCTGGGTTCCGTGCCGCGCAAGCGCCACATTGTCTTTCGACGTCCCGACGGCGGATTGTACGCTGAGGAACTGATGGGGCACGAGGGGTTCGTGGGAACCTCGTCGCTGCTGTATCACACGCACCCGCCCACCACGTACAAGTCGGCGCGCAAGGTGCGCGATTTCGTGCTCGAGGCCGATGTCGACACGTCGCTGCGCCACCGGCACTTCCTCACGTCGCGGATTGCAACTGGTGGATCGGCCACGCTTGGTCGCCTGCCGCTGCTCTTCAACAGCGACATCGTGATGCTGTACGTCGAGCCCGACACCAACGACACGCATTTCTACCGTAATTCGCAGGCGGATGAAGTCGTGTATGTGGTGGAGGGCTCGGGCGTACTGGAGTCGGTGTACGGCGAGCTGCCATACAAGTCCGGCGATTACGTCGTGATTCACCGGAACATCACGCATCGCTGGCGCCATGACCTGACCGCCGGTGCCACGAAGTTCCTGGTGATGGAGAGCCGCGGGCACATCCGTGTGCCCTCACGCTACCGCAATAATTTCGGACAGATGCTGGAGGGGGCGCCGTTTTCGGAGCGTGACATCCGCCGCCCGCAACAGCTCGCGCCGCGCGACGAGATGGGCGACTTCCCGATTCTCGTGAAGCAGTACGACGCCCTCAATGAACTCGTGCTCGATCACCATCCATTCGACGTCGTGGGATGGGATGGGTACTTCTATCCGTGGATCTTCAACATCCACGACTTCGAGCCGATCGTCGGCCGGATTCACCAACCGCCCCCGGTGCACCAAACGTTCCAAGGTGACGGGTTCGTGATCTGCTCGTTCTGCCCGCGTCCATACGACTTCCACCCCGAGGCGATACCGGCACCGTACAATCACAGCAACGTCGACTCGGACGAAGTGCTGTTCTACGCGTCGAGTGAATTCATGAGCCGCAAGGGGATCGAGTACGGATCGATCACGCATCATCCGGATGGTCTGGCGCATGGCCCGCATCCGGGTCGCACGGAGGCATCGATCGGCGCGAAGTACACCAACGAACTCGCCGTGATGATGGACAGCTTCAAGCCGCTCAAGATCGCCAAGCTCGCGATGGCGATCGAAGATCCGGCGTACCACAAGAGCTGGATCGATGCGCAGCACGCGCAGTACAGTCCGCCCACGTCGTAATTCCGCTCTCCACTTCCGACTCGCCGTCATGCCGCGCCTGTCCCAACGGTTCTCGTCGTTTC is a window encoding:
- a CDS encoding cupin domain-containing protein; translation: MPFYHQLGSVPRKRHIVFRRPDGGLYAEELMGHEGFVGTSSLLYHTHPPTTYKSARKVRDFVLEADVDTSLRHRHFLTSRIATGGSATLGRLPLLFNSDIVMLYVEPDTNDTHFYRNSQADEVVYVVEGSGVLESVYGELPYKSGDYVVIHRNITHRWRHDLTAGATKFLVMESRGHIRVPSRYRNNFGQMLEGAPFSERDIRRPQQLAPRDEMGDFPILVKQYDALNELVLDHHPFDVVGWDGYFYPWIFNIHDFEPIVGRIHQPPPVHQTFQGDGFVICSFCPRPYDFHPEAIPAPYNHSNVDSDEVLFYASSEFMSRKGIEYGSITHHPDGLAHGPHPGRTEASIGAKYTNELAVMMDSFKPLKIAKLAMAIEDPAYHKSWIDAQHAQYSPPTS